DNA from Chelonia mydas isolate rCheMyd1 chromosome 3, rCheMyd1.pri.v2, whole genome shotgun sequence:
aaaaaattaatttataaatataaGAAAAAACAATCCTGCATTCAAAATACTTTTCACTTAATTCACATAAATTTAGATAAAAAGTTAATCACGGGATAAGTAGTACGGGcataaaacaaaggaagctcaaagtTTAAAGACTgtagtttaaacaaaaacaagcttACCTGATTGACTGCTATTTCTTGATCCTTGCACTGCAACAATTGCAGCAATCTGGGCACGAAGAAGAGTTAACTCATTTTCAAGTGcagaaatttttttaattgcttcttCATTCacaagattttctttttctgctctaCTTTTTACAACAGTTGGCAAGGAAACTATAGCTGGAGATACATCATGGTCAACTGTAATTATTTCCTTTCCCCTTGATTCAgccctaaaaaaattaaaatataaaactttttaaagtttcAACTGAATAGTAACAGTTTCATGCCCCCCACAGGGAAAAGGATTagattaaaaaatgcattttttaagtTACTGGCACAAGAAATTGAAGTTATGAAACACCATTGACAATGACATTAGGCTTTAATGTTTCAGAACTTCATCTCTTTCACAAGACATTTTGCATTACACTGTTTTATAAGCACTAAATGTTGGATTTTTAagtattaagttttttttaaaaggttatcaAGAAAAACCCCTTGAAAATGCACTTTTTAGAATACTTGGGCAATTTACTCAGCAGCAGAGATTGACCATTACACAATGGTTATGCTAAATGATTGAGTTGTAAAAAGAGGTAACAAAGAGCACTTTCTGCCTAGATACAATCAGGAAGAGGGCAGCTATAAATTTAGATGCATGAATAAGGAAGAGAAATGGGTGTAGAAGGTGATGAGACACACCCAGCTAGGACTCCCAAGAGTGTTAATAGCCCCAGAAGCAGCATGTGGGTTCAGGGACAAGACAGCTGCACTGTGGGGAATACTAGACGCACATTGTAGCCCTTATGGCAGATAACTAGAAAACATTAAACGTGTATCAACTGATAGTGTGTCACCTGCTTGTGTAGAGCCTGAAACAAAACTTAAAACAGTGTGACCTGCTTCATTCATCTCAATCAGGGCCCAAGGGGTTTTCCAGCCAAGGAATCTGGCATTTTTCCCAAGATACCATGGGATTCATCATTTTGAATTAGGCAGGCATGTAACATTTTGTCTTCTGTCTCCCTGCCCTACCAGGGCCTACCCACAGTTTCCTCTTGCTCTCCAGATTACCCCACAAGGAGAAGTTAATTTGGATTACAATGCATGCTCCCTTCAGGTATTCCATGGACCTAGAGCTGGAGTTCATCTTGTAGTTAGAATGGGGAAACTATAagtgcaggaagaaaaggagtacttgtggcaccttagagactaacaaatttatttgagcataagctttcgtgagctacagctcacttcattggatgcattcagtggaaaatacagtggggagatttatatacatagagaacaaaacaatgggcgttaccatacacactgtaaccagagtgatcacttaagatgagctcttcgaagcgggggtgggggggagggggcttttgtagtgataatcaaggtgggccatttccagcagttgacaagaacgtctgaggaacagtgggggggtggagagggggggataaacatgaggaaatagttttactttgtgtaatgacccatccactcccagtcttcagccgacgtgcacgggctgaaattgtggaaaagcagcatcacttgccccataacctcagccgtgcagaacacaatgccatccactgcctcagaaacaactctgacatcataatcaaaaaggctgacaaaggaggtgctgtagtcatcatgaataggtcggaatatgaacaagaggctgctaggcagctctccaacaccactttctacaagccattaccctctgatcccactgaggattaccaaaagaaaactacaccatctgctcaagaaactccctgaaaaagcacaagaacaaatccacacagacacacccctgcaaccccgacctggggtattctatctgctactcaagatccataaacctggaaatcctggacaccacatcatctcaggcattggcaccctgacagcaggattgtttggctatgtagactccatcctcaggccctacgttaccagcactcccagctatcttcgagacaccaccgacttcctgaggaaactacaatccatcggtgatcttcctgaaaataccatcctggccactatggatatagaagctctctacaccaacattccacacacagatggactacaagccgtcaggaacagtatccccgataatgtcacggcaaacctggtggctgaactttgtgactttgtccccacccataactatttcacggttggggacaatgtataccttcaaatcagcggcactgctatggatacccgcatggccccacaatatgacaacatttttatggctgacttagaacaacgcttcctcagctctcgtcccctaatgcccctactcacgctacgttgatgacatcttcatcatctggacccatggaaaagaagcccttgaggaattccaccatgatttcaacaatttccatcccaccatcaacctcagcctggaccagtccacacaagagatccacttcctgaacaccatggtgctaataagcgatggtcacaaccaccaccctataccggaaacctactgaccgctatgcctacctacatgcctccagctttcatccagaccacaccacacgatcaattgtctacagccaagctctacgatacaaccacatttgctccaacccctcagacagagacaaacacctacaagatctctatcaagcactcttacaactacaatacccacctgctgaagtgaagaaacagattgacagagccagaagagtacccagaagtcacctactacaggacaggcccaacaaagaaaataacagaacgccactagccatcaccttcagcccccaactaaacctctccaacgcatcatcaaggatctacagcctatcctgaaggatgacccatcactctcacagatcttgggagacaggccaggccttgcttacagacagccccccaacctgaagcaaatactcaccagcaaccacacaacagaaccactaacccaggaacctatccttgcaacaaagcccgttgccaactatgtccacatatctattaaggggacaccatcaaagagcctaatcacatcagccacactatcagaggctcgttcgcctgcacatctaccaatgtgatatatgccatcatgtgccagcaatgcccctctgccacgtacattggccaaactggacagtctctacgtaaaagaataaatggacacaaatcagatgtcaagaattataacattcaaaaaccagtcagagaacacttcaatctctctggtcactcgattacagacctaaaagtggcaattcttcaaaaaaaacttcaaaaacagactccaacaacagactgctgaactggaatgaatttgaaaactggatacaattaacttaggcttgaatagagactgggaattgatgggtcattacacaaagtaaaactatttccccatgtttatttccccccctccaccccccactgttcctcagacgttcttgtcaactgctggaaatggcccaccttaattatcactacaaaaggtcccccaccccggtaatagctcaccttaagtgatcactctggttacagtgtgtatggtaacacactgtttcatgttctctatgtatataaatctccccactgtattttccactgaatgcatctgatgaagtgagctgtagctcacgaaagctgatgctcaaataaattggttagtctctaaggtgccacaagtactccttttctttttgcaaatacagactaacacagctgttactctgaaacctataagcGTAGGCTCATGAATGAGGCAGCCTAGAGAATAACACAGTCAAGATCCAAAAAACTGGAGAGATAAACCACTAAAGCTGGCTACAAGCTCCTCCTTTCTTTGGCAATTAGGTCCCATCTACTGCATAGTATATATAGCTCTGTGTACAGTGGTCCTAGAAAGCCTATGATCCCCTATTGAGCCATTTCTAATAACTAAAGTGCCAGATCATAAAAATTATTCTCTTTTTTGTGCAATTCTCTCAGTTTTTGTAGTAAAGCAGCAATGTGACATCACTAACAGCTTAAGTATTGTGATAAGAAGAGAGACAAGTATTGTGATAAGAAGAGAGACTAGAATTGCAATATTCCTTCTAACCCAAAAAAAGCAAAACGTACCAGCCAATTCTGATCTCCCTACTTCTTCTTGTAGTTTCACATCAACAGATAAGATCAGAAGACGACAAACCCATGCAATATAAAAACTAGATTTGCAATATCCAATAAAAATACCAAATGTTAACTGAGCTGTGGGTTAGTCGTCTGAACACACTAAGCAGCATAAACAACCAAGTTCTAGCTCTGAAATATCCacttcctctgtgactttgggtaaaAGTCATTTAAAAGGGACATACATAGTCAACTTTGtgtctattaattttttttaagttaaaaataacTTCATGTGCTACGCCTGTCCAAGTTCCGCaacaatgttgttgttgttttacacattacattttcctattttattaattatattcccTTCGTACTGCATGAAAgcagaaaaaattaaatgaaagaagaaatggTGAAACAGCCTATACCCAAGgcaaacaaacttttaaaatacataaaacttTTCTTTCAATTATGGTATTCTTAGAGCAGGGaagggcaaaccttttggcctgagggccacatcgggttttgaaaattgtatacccccacctgcccccctccACACTTCTTGCCCCTTGACAGCAGCCCCCGCCCttccgggacccctgccccatccaaccacccctgttccctgacagcccctccgggacccctgccccatccaaccaccccttctctctgtcccctgatCACCCCCGGAAACCCTACCCGactgcccccacactgccccatccaaccccctcccatctccttcctgacttcccccattcaacccccattccccaccctctgactgccccgacccccatCCACAcctcctgaccaccaccccgaactcccctgctctctatccaacccgccctactccctgcccccttaccacgaagcacagtgagctgaggctgcgggggaggggccgggggctagcctcctgggccaccCTCCTGGGCTAggggctcaggggccgggcaggagggtcctgcgggccagatctggcccgcaggacgtagtttgcccacctctgtcttagAGGTTTACTTGTAACAGCAGTGGGTAACAATTTAACAAAACTGATTTTGAGATAACAGGGACCCTTTAATATTTCTGCCCCAATGTTCTCATCTGCAAAAAGGGGATAGAGTTTATTACCCAACAATAAGAGGTTAGAGGAGAGTGTTAGGATTAGATTCCACCAAcattcaccccacccccaaaggctTTGTGAATGAAAGCACCATGTGCAAATGCCAGCAACATTCCTGGTACTGTACAACAACAGGAAAGAAGGAGCTCAAAGTGTGGGAATCCTCCAATCTATGTGTATGCTATATAATATTAGCTAAAGCATAGGCAAGaattgctggaaaaaaaaaaatcaagaggaaGAGCTAACTTCTAAAGTGTCAATTTTGCTAGGGCCCAGAAAGGTTTAGACAATTGCCAGTATCATAGGCTACAGGACCTGAGTCATTCCTACCAAAATAAACACAGAGCCTTTACTTGCCTAAATCTAGCAAAAGTTTCTCCCTCATCATTTACCACCCTTAAAATATCACCAAGAGATGGAACTACAGAGCTTGGAGTTGTAATTTGTTCATCATAATCCAAAGAATTCAGGTCTTGGACCATctaaaaagaaagcaagaaaaaagTCAGGCCTCTGCAAAGTAAAGAATTTCCGTTTAACAATAAAACTTCCTCAAATAAGAGGGACTCAGTATTAGATAAGTGAAAGACATTGAACAGAAAAGATGCAGTATTACCATAGTCATGAAAGATAAAAAGATTAGGAAAGCCATTGTTAAATTTAATGTGAGACTTCTTGCTTAAATAATGAAATGTTAAGAGTAGCAATAATCCACTCACCTGAAAGTGAGGTCTTGGACAAGGTTCTAAAGCAAGAACTGTCCCAAGTCTACGAACAATGCTTCGGGTAGATCCATATTCCTTACTTTGCCAAGCTGATATAATCTAAagagataaacaaaagaaatctgggtTTTTAACTCAATGATACAAAAATTTATGTTTTTCAAAATCATTAAGAGATCATACCATATGTGACCTGACAGTTACATACTTAGATTGGTCTACAAAAATGTTTGCTACCCTAATGGAGCTAGGATTCAGAAACGGCCTCAGGAGGATTTCTCTTCCAGGACCAGTtttcaagtttctgtgatgtaTGTGGAGATGTGCCAGGACACTCTACATGAAGACCAATAGAGGATGAAACTAACTACACCTCCTAGACAGGAGGGTATCTAGAAGGTCTGTTGGAGAACGAAGGCTCGACCCAGAACAAATGAGCCAATGTAGCCTGTATCTGGATACACAAACCACTGTGAGCAAAAATGGTTGGGGAAATCATAAAAAAAGATTTAAGATACCTTCACCTGACATTTCCTTATGACAGCATATACCTGAAGAAAGTGCCTTCTTGAGAAGGGGGTTGAAGGAAGACATGTTTCAATCATACGGCCAATGCTGCTATGGTCTATATGAGCTTCCCACCTTGTTATGAACTGCCAAAACAAAAAGCTACTATCAAACCAGAGAActtcaaacaaaacaaaggttAGTCAGTGtaaccttgtctacactagcacttttccTACAGTTGGTCTAGCACTAGTGCAGTTCCACCAGTAGCAACAGTGGTGTAGAACAAGTGGTGGCATTTTTACTACCACATTAAGTTTGCACATACATCTGAGAAATGCTGAGCAGACGTAAGTTCTTTGAGGTTAAAACTTGTGGCGCTACAATTAGTGGTGGACATTCTCAATCTAGTACACACCAAAAAGAATTGCATAACAGTCTGACACATTAGGTTTTCTAAGGATTATGGTCCTGATCCACAGATGGTGAGGCCCTGTAATTTCTATTGAAATCCATAAAAACTgtatgtgctcagcacctcctgtGATCAGGGTCTATGAAGCATTGAATTAATTACTATTTGAAAGTCTTACATGCTAGTTAATAGATGAAGGCAAAATGTAACAAGTAAAATAATCCGATGGGCCTTTCGGCTTGTCTACCAAAGGAAGTTTACCAGAATAATTATACCACTACAGTGAGATGTCCACATAGGGTTATTGGTATGTATATAAATTATGCAATAACCCCAAGCACATATAACCCTTTTACTGCAGCACACATCCTTCATTCACCACCTGCACACACTGACAGAAATCTCTTAACACAACACACGCACTCACCTACCCTCACTCATGCTTACCATACAACCATGCACTTGAGCAGCAAACCAATAGATCATCACTAGTAATATCAGTTTACCTGATCAGCTGGTACACCAAAGTATTCTAGCAGTTGCCTTATGAGATTCAGCAATAGAGCCATTTATAGAACAGTCTGAGAATTCAAAAGCTGGTTATAAACATTAGTTTCACATATATCCCAGAAGAGTTCAGGTTTCCCTTTCTACAGCTGCAAATAGAAAAGAGCATCACTTCTAGACAAAAAACAAACTCCTGCTCAAACTTCTCCACACACTAAGGGTTCACTTCTATGGCCATTCACCACAGTGAGAACAGATTCAAGCCCCATGGCAGCTGAGAAGCCAGAACATCAAATGCTAGACCCCTACATACGCGGCCATCACTGGAGACCCACTGATCTTAGTCCTGGATCTTGTTTTAAAATCagtaatatttgaaaaataaagaacATCCCATTGTTTTAGATGCAATTGGAGGACGTCTCTCTTCTAACGATTTatcaactttttttgtttttgttttaagaaatggGAAATATTGGTCCTGGAAAAGCTACTCAGAAGTGCTGTGAAACGTGCTTACGTCTACTGAATTCAtaaatgcccccctcccccccccgcgctTGTTTGTTCACTAGCGAAGAACAGGAAGCGCTCACGCCTTTATTCCGCCCGGGGGCGTTTTGCAGCGTTGTGAATGAGGTACCCCAATAAATCCCCCACTGGCAACACGACAGCTCCGCCAGACCAGGGCCTCCGCCCCCGGGCTGTCCGGTCGCGCTGTAGGCCCGCCGGTGCCAGGCGGGGTGAACTCGCCCGGCTGTCGGAACGGGCTGCCAGGCTTGCGGCCCAGCTTGGGGCGGGTTGCCGGGGCCGTCCAGCGGAGGCTTGAGAGCGGGTCGCAGGGCTAACAGGGCGGCCACACGGCCTAGGGCGGGGCCACGGCCCCCTGCACGAAcgagcccggccccgccccagagcgGCAAGACCGCCAAGGCACGTCAGGCAGCCCCGCCCATCagccctgacccagggaccctaaaTAACCCCCAACCCAGCGTAACGCGTCCCGCCTTCCCcccgcgccgccgccgccaccacgTCCCCTTCAACGGTGACAGCGCGCGCCCCCGCCAGCGGGCTTGACGCTGGCCGCGTGACGCGACGTCTgcgacccctccccgccccttctcctCACCTCGCGCTCCTCCGGGCCTCAAGGGGTCCTTCCCgggcccccgccccttcctcacCCCGGCGC
Protein-coding regions in this window:
- the MTFR2 gene encoding mitochondrial fission regulator 2 isoform X2 — its product is MALLLNLIRQLLEYFGVPADQFITRWEAHIDHSSIGRMIETCLPSTPFSRRHFLQIISAWQSKEYGSTRSIVRRLGTVLALEPCPRPHFQMVQDLNSLDYDEQITTPSSVVPSLGDILRVVNDEGETFARFRAESRGKEIITVDHDVSPAIVSLPTVVKSRAEKENLVNEEAIKKISALENELTLLRAQIAAIVAVQGSRNSSQSGSDVLNSFGIPSGSFPVPAMTSTPLFTAPDHFVIPPPPPLPSIAPCGFDASNSAVELIKQRRAASKTSSTTIDKGEHQKTKEVLSMMDVLKDINKIRLRTIEKSPGGTPLPKTRKRRSSQWDPAALIAQALKQKFAHQNGNDSLDKENRSCDTSPFSSPEAPLVGRPILKPNSKNNLIKAEEVTQVSTGKARVHI
- the MTFR2 gene encoding mitochondrial fission regulator 2 isoform X1 — encoded protein: MALLLNLIRQLLEYFGVPADQFITRWEAHIDHSSIGRMIETCLPSTPFSRRHFLQVYAVIRKCQVKIISAWQSKEYGSTRSIVRRLGTVLALEPCPRPHFQMVQDLNSLDYDEQITTPSSVVPSLGDILRVVNDEGETFARFRAESRGKEIITVDHDVSPAIVSLPTVVKSRAEKENLVNEEAIKKISALENELTLLRAQIAAIVAVQGSRNSSQSGSDVLNSFGIPSGSFPVPAMTSTPLFTAPDHFVIPPPPPLPSIAPCGFDASNSAVELIKQRRAASKTSSTTIDKGEHQKTKEVLSMMDVLKDINKIRLRTIEKSPGGTPLPKTRKRRSSQWDPAALIAQALKQKFAHQNGNDSLDKENRSCDTSPFSSPEAPLVGRPILKPNSKNNLIKAEEVTQVSTGKARVHI